A genome region from Ctenopharyngodon idella isolate HZGC_01 chromosome 5, HZGC01, whole genome shotgun sequence includes the following:
- the LOC127513016 gene encoding uncharacterized protein LOC127513016 isoform X1, whose translation MVMCYVSLLWFLLLGLYPISVPDSIPIGMFRTECHDRHFWLSVNSNFLGHKFRFDVQADSEVHEVSGQWAAECGYTMTLDSWGDLLLRVSYLACLVENQRETEFRLLVWLINQDTNGEEISYPLLLTCPLHVPWGPRELVCEQNYMEVSVLKQLPPNNHMGTAWVTPAPVELDDGVREWRVVFRIPVLHQEDGMREETVPVRMAHLLGYHINTTDSRILLRCAYRSKLAYMLQLGETDVEVVSATILYKLKWTLLTVDMSVACTMSQARMDGSDVLWSLPRNLAPLVHPPFIEKGLKLGVGGRYLSECVAHQRGYMIHDNNGTLEIRIPFGAEGGFIKSHAIDGHYSQSYFVDVFLLREWEDTAWSLTQQRTFRTLFIYHLPRPVTLINKTVPSQGEFSISLCCFPHDVSLGNVTVAGQLVLWEEMERNGVRLSQNPFSNNTYMYLFQMPFYHQFVSQKYLGDSLRRYTFSGVFSFILSPDGEIYNYPATVEADLQDVVLPKLEGECTMRGVRTLAYYGNIDSSEWSLYVGGMRLDWELVELGGFSLEPHELYLSLEVPLYAPGMAYEGLGLQGLLVSVLVSLVHLETAEEQAHVQRCVFPVRELLVCLPDGRMVVMVDTAGASPPVNPNHTALLDPACRPLETDHSRAIFSFSIDSCGTFATHDGDQVIYRNEVRNTPPFPPHLRPLSQPQLHYRVPLGCVHPENGNRTLAIYLPSHPPTPPPMKRTVKRASLSHTRHLEDRDQKMHSMPAGG comes from the exons ATGGTCATGTGTTACGTTTCTTTGTTATG gtTTCTTTTGCTAGGTTTATATCCTATCTCTGTTCCTGATTCCATACCTATTG GTATGTTCAGGACAGAGTGCCATGATCGTCATTTCTGGTTGTCTGTCAACTCAAATTTTCTTGGCCACAAATTTAGGTTTGATGTTCAAG CAGACTCTGAGGTCCATGAGGTTTCTGGTCAGTGGGCAGCAGAGTGTGGCTATACTATGACTCTTGACTCCTGGGGTGACTTGCTGCTGCGTGTTTCCTACCTGGCCTGTCTGGTGGAGAACCAG AGGGAGACAGAATTTCGATTGCTTGTGTGGTTAATAAATCAGGACACAAATGGGGAGGAGATATCCTACCCTTTACTGCTCACCTGCCCTCTTCATGTCCCATGGGGGCCTCGGGAGCTTGTCTGTGAGCAGAACTACATGGAG GTGTCTGTGCTGAAACAGCTGCCTCCTAATAATCACATGGGCACAGCGTGGGTAACCCCAGCCCCTGTG GAGCTAGATGACGGTGTGAGGGAATGGAGGGTGGTGTTCCGCATACCAGTGCTTCATCAGGAGGATGGCATGAGGGAGGAGACTGTGCCAGTGAGAATGGCACACCTGCTGGGCTACCACATTAACACCACCGACAGTCGCATCCTCCTGCGTTGTGCCTACAGATCCAAACTGGCATACATGCTACAG ttggGTGAGACTGATGTGGAAGTGGTCAGTGCCACCATCTTGTACAAGCTTAAATGGACCCTGTTGACTGTGGACATGTCAGTGGCCTGCACTATGA GTCAGGCCCGAATGGATGGTTCAGATGTGTTGTGGTCTCTCCCACGCAACCTCGCCCCTCTTGTCCATCCTCCCTTCATAGAAAAGGGCCTTAAGTTGGGTGTTGGGGGACGTTACCTGTCTGAGTGTGTTGCCCACCAGCGTGGTTACATGATTCATGACAACAATGGAACTTTGGAGATCCGTATTCCATTTGGTGCTGAAGGAGGATTCATCAAG AGTCATGCGATTGATGGACATTACTCTCAGTCATATTTTGTAGACGTCTTCCTGTTGCGTGAATGGGAGGATACAGCGTGGAGTCTGACTCAGCAACGGACATTCAgaacactttttatttatcacCTGCCCCGACCAGTCACGCTTATTAACA AGACTGTGCCCTCACAGGGAGAGTTTTCCATTTCCTTGTGCTGTTTTCCTCATGATGTTTCTCTGGGGAATGTGACCGTAGCAGGTCAGCTGGTGCTCTGGGAGGAAATGGAAAGGAATGGTGTTCGTCTCTCTCAAAACCCTTTCTCAAACAACACATACATGTATCTGTTTCAGATGCCCTTCTATCATCAATTCGTCTCACAGAAG TATTTGGGAGACAGTTTAAGAAGATACACTTTCTCTGGGGTCTTCTCTTTTATTCTGTCTCCTGATGGAGAGATCTACAACTATCCTGCTACTGTTGAGGCAGACCTGCAGGATGTAG TCCTGCCAAAGCTGGAAGGAGAATGTACGATGCGAGGTGTGCGTACATTGGCTTACTATGGTAATATAGACTCCTCTGAGTGGAGTTTGTATGTAGGAGGAATGAGGCTTGACTGGGAGCTGGTGGAGCTGGGGGGATTCTCTCTGGAGCCGCACGAGCTCTACCTCAGCCTGGAGGTGCCACTTTATGCCCCTGGCATGGCCTATGAG GGCTTGGGACTGCAAGGTCTGTTAGTGAGTGTGCTGGTGAGTTTAGTTCATCTGGAAACAGCAGAAGAACAGGCTCATGTGCAGCGCTGTGTGTTCCCTGTGAGAGAGTTATTGG TGTGTTTGCCTGATGGAAGAATGGTGGTGATGGTTGACACAGCTGGTGCTTCTCCCCCAGTGAACCCCAATCACACAGCCCTCTTGGATCCTGCCTGTAGACCATTAGAGACTGACCACTCCAGAGCCATATTCAGCTTCTCCATAGACTCCTGTGGCACTTTCGCAACA CATGATGGTGATCAAGTGATTTACAGGAATGAAGTGAGAAACACGCCCCCTTTTCCTCCACATCTGAGACCTCTCAGCCAACCTCAACTACATTACAG GGTTCCACTTGGCTGTGTCCATCCGGAAAATGGAAATCGCACTCTTGCCATCTACCTGCCGTCCCATCCTCCTACACCTCCACCTATGAAACGCACAGTCAAAAGAgcctcactctcacacacaagGCATCTTGAGGACAGAG ATCAAAAAATGCACTCCATGCCAGCTGGAGGATGA
- the LOC127513016 gene encoding uncharacterized protein LOC127513016 isoform X5 codes for MTLDSWGDLLLRVSYLACLVENQRETEFRLLVWLINQDTNGEEISYPLLLTCPLHVPWGPRELVCEQNYMEVSVLKQLPPNNHMGTAWVTPAPVELDDGVREWRVVFRIPVLHQEDGMREETVPVRMAHLLGYHINTTDSRILLRCAYRSKLAYMLQLGETDVEVVSATILYKLKWTLLTVDMSVACTMSQARMDGSDVLWSLPRNLAPLVHPPFIEKGLKLGVGGRYLSECVAHQRGYMIHDNNGTLEIRIPFGAEGGFIKSHAIDGHYSQSYFVDVFLLREWEDTAWSLTQQRTFRTLFIYHLPRPVTLINKTVPSQGEFSISLCCFPHDVSLGNVTVAGQLVLWEEMERNGVRLSQNPFSNNTYMYLFQMPFYHQFVSQKYLGDSLRRYTFSGVFSFILSPDGEIYNYPATVEADLQDVVLPKLEGECTMRGVRTLAYYGNIDSSEWSLYVGGMRLDWELVELGGFSLEPHELYLSLEVPLYAPGMAYEGLGLQGLLVSVLVSLVHLETAEEQAHVQRCVFPVRELLVCLPDGRMVVMVDTAGASPPVNPNHTALLDPACRPLETDHSRAIFSFSIDSCGTFATHDGDQVIYRNEVRNTPPFPPHLRPLSQPQLHYRVPLGCVHPENGNRTLAIYLPSHPPTPPPMKRTVKRASLSHTRHLEDRDQKMHSMPAGG; via the exons ATGACTCTTGACTCCTGGGGTGACTTGCTGCTGCGTGTTTCCTACCTGGCCTGTCTGGTGGAGAACCAG AGGGAGACAGAATTTCGATTGCTTGTGTGGTTAATAAATCAGGACACAAATGGGGAGGAGATATCCTACCCTTTACTGCTCACCTGCCCTCTTCATGTCCCATGGGGGCCTCGGGAGCTTGTCTGTGAGCAGAACTACATGGAG GTGTCTGTGCTGAAACAGCTGCCTCCTAATAATCACATGGGCACAGCGTGGGTAACCCCAGCCCCTGTG GAGCTAGATGACGGTGTGAGGGAATGGAGGGTGGTGTTCCGCATACCAGTGCTTCATCAGGAGGATGGCATGAGGGAGGAGACTGTGCCAGTGAGAATGGCACACCTGCTGGGCTACCACATTAACACCACCGACAGTCGCATCCTCCTGCGTTGTGCCTACAGATCCAAACTGGCATACATGCTACAG ttggGTGAGACTGATGTGGAAGTGGTCAGTGCCACCATCTTGTACAAGCTTAAATGGACCCTGTTGACTGTGGACATGTCAGTGGCCTGCACTATGA GTCAGGCCCGAATGGATGGTTCAGATGTGTTGTGGTCTCTCCCACGCAACCTCGCCCCTCTTGTCCATCCTCCCTTCATAGAAAAGGGCCTTAAGTTGGGTGTTGGGGGACGTTACCTGTCTGAGTGTGTTGCCCACCAGCGTGGTTACATGATTCATGACAACAATGGAACTTTGGAGATCCGTATTCCATTTGGTGCTGAAGGAGGATTCATCAAG AGTCATGCGATTGATGGACATTACTCTCAGTCATATTTTGTAGACGTCTTCCTGTTGCGTGAATGGGAGGATACAGCGTGGAGTCTGACTCAGCAACGGACATTCAgaacactttttatttatcacCTGCCCCGACCAGTCACGCTTATTAACA AGACTGTGCCCTCACAGGGAGAGTTTTCCATTTCCTTGTGCTGTTTTCCTCATGATGTTTCTCTGGGGAATGTGACCGTAGCAGGTCAGCTGGTGCTCTGGGAGGAAATGGAAAGGAATGGTGTTCGTCTCTCTCAAAACCCTTTCTCAAACAACACATACATGTATCTGTTTCAGATGCCCTTCTATCATCAATTCGTCTCACAGAAG TATTTGGGAGACAGTTTAAGAAGATACACTTTCTCTGGGGTCTTCTCTTTTATTCTGTCTCCTGATGGAGAGATCTACAACTATCCTGCTACTGTTGAGGCAGACCTGCAGGATGTAG TCCTGCCAAAGCTGGAAGGAGAATGTACGATGCGAGGTGTGCGTACATTGGCTTACTATGGTAATATAGACTCCTCTGAGTGGAGTTTGTATGTAGGAGGAATGAGGCTTGACTGGGAGCTGGTGGAGCTGGGGGGATTCTCTCTGGAGCCGCACGAGCTCTACCTCAGCCTGGAGGTGCCACTTTATGCCCCTGGCATGGCCTATGAG GGCTTGGGACTGCAAGGTCTGTTAGTGAGTGTGCTGGTGAGTTTAGTTCATCTGGAAACAGCAGAAGAACAGGCTCATGTGCAGCGCTGTGTGTTCCCTGTGAGAGAGTTATTGG TGTGTTTGCCTGATGGAAGAATGGTGGTGATGGTTGACACAGCTGGTGCTTCTCCCCCAGTGAACCCCAATCACACAGCCCTCTTGGATCCTGCCTGTAGACCATTAGAGACTGACCACTCCAGAGCCATATTCAGCTTCTCCATAGACTCCTGTGGCACTTTCGCAACA CATGATGGTGATCAAGTGATTTACAGGAATGAAGTGAGAAACACGCCCCCTTTTCCTCCACATCTGAGACCTCTCAGCCAACCTCAACTACATTACAG GGTTCCACTTGGCTGTGTCCATCCGGAAAATGGAAATCGCACTCTTGCCATCTACCTGCCGTCCCATCCTCCTACACCTCCACCTATGAAACGCACAGTCAAAAGAgcctcactctcacacacaagGCATCTTGAGGACAGAG ATCAAAAAATGCACTCCATGCCAGCTGGAGGATGA
- the LOC127513016 gene encoding uncharacterized protein LOC127513016 isoform X2 — translation MVMCYVSLLWFLLLGLYPISVPDSIPIGMFRTECHDRHFWLSVNSNFLGHKFRFDVQDSEVHEVSGQWAAECGYTMTLDSWGDLLLRVSYLACLVENQRETEFRLLVWLINQDTNGEEISYPLLLTCPLHVPWGPRELVCEQNYMEVSVLKQLPPNNHMGTAWVTPAPVELDDGVREWRVVFRIPVLHQEDGMREETVPVRMAHLLGYHINTTDSRILLRCAYRSKLAYMLQLGETDVEVVSATILYKLKWTLLTVDMSVACTMSQARMDGSDVLWSLPRNLAPLVHPPFIEKGLKLGVGGRYLSECVAHQRGYMIHDNNGTLEIRIPFGAEGGFIKSHAIDGHYSQSYFVDVFLLREWEDTAWSLTQQRTFRTLFIYHLPRPVTLINKTVPSQGEFSISLCCFPHDVSLGNVTVAGQLVLWEEMERNGVRLSQNPFSNNTYMYLFQMPFYHQFVSQKYLGDSLRRYTFSGVFSFILSPDGEIYNYPATVEADLQDVVLPKLEGECTMRGVRTLAYYGNIDSSEWSLYVGGMRLDWELVELGGFSLEPHELYLSLEVPLYAPGMAYEGLGLQGLLVSVLVSLVHLETAEEQAHVQRCVFPVRELLVCLPDGRMVVMVDTAGASPPVNPNHTALLDPACRPLETDHSRAIFSFSIDSCGTFATHDGDQVIYRNEVRNTPPFPPHLRPLSQPQLHYRVPLGCVHPENGNRTLAIYLPSHPPTPPPMKRTVKRASLSHTRHLEDRDQKMHSMPAGG, via the exons ATGGTCATGTGTTACGTTTCTTTGTTATG gtTTCTTTTGCTAGGTTTATATCCTATCTCTGTTCCTGATTCCATACCTATTG GTATGTTCAGGACAGAGTGCCATGATCGTCATTTCTGGTTGTCTGTCAACTCAAATTTTCTTGGCCACAAATTTAGGTTTGATGTTCAAG ACTCTGAGGTCCATGAGGTTTCTGGTCAGTGGGCAGCAGAGTGTGGCTATACTATGACTCTTGACTCCTGGGGTGACTTGCTGCTGCGTGTTTCCTACCTGGCCTGTCTGGTGGAGAACCAG AGGGAGACAGAATTTCGATTGCTTGTGTGGTTAATAAATCAGGACACAAATGGGGAGGAGATATCCTACCCTTTACTGCTCACCTGCCCTCTTCATGTCCCATGGGGGCCTCGGGAGCTTGTCTGTGAGCAGAACTACATGGAG GTGTCTGTGCTGAAACAGCTGCCTCCTAATAATCACATGGGCACAGCGTGGGTAACCCCAGCCCCTGTG GAGCTAGATGACGGTGTGAGGGAATGGAGGGTGGTGTTCCGCATACCAGTGCTTCATCAGGAGGATGGCATGAGGGAGGAGACTGTGCCAGTGAGAATGGCACACCTGCTGGGCTACCACATTAACACCACCGACAGTCGCATCCTCCTGCGTTGTGCCTACAGATCCAAACTGGCATACATGCTACAG ttggGTGAGACTGATGTGGAAGTGGTCAGTGCCACCATCTTGTACAAGCTTAAATGGACCCTGTTGACTGTGGACATGTCAGTGGCCTGCACTATGA GTCAGGCCCGAATGGATGGTTCAGATGTGTTGTGGTCTCTCCCACGCAACCTCGCCCCTCTTGTCCATCCTCCCTTCATAGAAAAGGGCCTTAAGTTGGGTGTTGGGGGACGTTACCTGTCTGAGTGTGTTGCCCACCAGCGTGGTTACATGATTCATGACAACAATGGAACTTTGGAGATCCGTATTCCATTTGGTGCTGAAGGAGGATTCATCAAG AGTCATGCGATTGATGGACATTACTCTCAGTCATATTTTGTAGACGTCTTCCTGTTGCGTGAATGGGAGGATACAGCGTGGAGTCTGACTCAGCAACGGACATTCAgaacactttttatttatcacCTGCCCCGACCAGTCACGCTTATTAACA AGACTGTGCCCTCACAGGGAGAGTTTTCCATTTCCTTGTGCTGTTTTCCTCATGATGTTTCTCTGGGGAATGTGACCGTAGCAGGTCAGCTGGTGCTCTGGGAGGAAATGGAAAGGAATGGTGTTCGTCTCTCTCAAAACCCTTTCTCAAACAACACATACATGTATCTGTTTCAGATGCCCTTCTATCATCAATTCGTCTCACAGAAG TATTTGGGAGACAGTTTAAGAAGATACACTTTCTCTGGGGTCTTCTCTTTTATTCTGTCTCCTGATGGAGAGATCTACAACTATCCTGCTACTGTTGAGGCAGACCTGCAGGATGTAG TCCTGCCAAAGCTGGAAGGAGAATGTACGATGCGAGGTGTGCGTACATTGGCTTACTATGGTAATATAGACTCCTCTGAGTGGAGTTTGTATGTAGGAGGAATGAGGCTTGACTGGGAGCTGGTGGAGCTGGGGGGATTCTCTCTGGAGCCGCACGAGCTCTACCTCAGCCTGGAGGTGCCACTTTATGCCCCTGGCATGGCCTATGAG GGCTTGGGACTGCAAGGTCTGTTAGTGAGTGTGCTGGTGAGTTTAGTTCATCTGGAAACAGCAGAAGAACAGGCTCATGTGCAGCGCTGTGTGTTCCCTGTGAGAGAGTTATTGG TGTGTTTGCCTGATGGAAGAATGGTGGTGATGGTTGACACAGCTGGTGCTTCTCCCCCAGTGAACCCCAATCACACAGCCCTCTTGGATCCTGCCTGTAGACCATTAGAGACTGACCACTCCAGAGCCATATTCAGCTTCTCCATAGACTCCTGTGGCACTTTCGCAACA CATGATGGTGATCAAGTGATTTACAGGAATGAAGTGAGAAACACGCCCCCTTTTCCTCCACATCTGAGACCTCTCAGCCAACCTCAACTACATTACAG GGTTCCACTTGGCTGTGTCCATCCGGAAAATGGAAATCGCACTCTTGCCATCTACCTGCCGTCCCATCCTCCTACACCTCCACCTATGAAACGCACAGTCAAAAGAgcctcactctcacacacaagGCATCTTGAGGACAGAG ATCAAAAAATGCACTCCATGCCAGCTGGAGGATGA
- the LOC127513016 gene encoding uncharacterized protein LOC127513016 isoform X4 — protein sequence MFRTECHDRHFWLSVNSNFLGHKFRFDVQADSEVHEVSGQWAAECGYTMTLDSWGDLLLRVSYLACLVENQRETEFRLLVWLINQDTNGEEISYPLLLTCPLHVPWGPRELVCEQNYMEVSVLKQLPPNNHMGTAWVTPAPVELDDGVREWRVVFRIPVLHQEDGMREETVPVRMAHLLGYHINTTDSRILLRCAYRSKLAYMLQLGETDVEVVSATILYKLKWTLLTVDMSVACTMSQARMDGSDVLWSLPRNLAPLVHPPFIEKGLKLGVGGRYLSECVAHQRGYMIHDNNGTLEIRIPFGAEGGFIKSHAIDGHYSQSYFVDVFLLREWEDTAWSLTQQRTFRTLFIYHLPRPVTLINKTVPSQGEFSISLCCFPHDVSLGNVTVAGQLVLWEEMERNGVRLSQNPFSNNTYMYLFQMPFYHQFVSQKYLGDSLRRYTFSGVFSFILSPDGEIYNYPATVEADLQDVVLPKLEGECTMRGVRTLAYYGNIDSSEWSLYVGGMRLDWELVELGGFSLEPHELYLSLEVPLYAPGMAYEGLGLQGLLVSVLVSLVHLETAEEQAHVQRCVFPVRELLVCLPDGRMVVMVDTAGASPPVNPNHTALLDPACRPLETDHSRAIFSFSIDSCGTFATHDGDQVIYRNEVRNTPPFPPHLRPLSQPQLHYRVPLGCVHPENGNRTLAIYLPSHPPTPPPMKRTVKRASLSHTRHLEDRDQKMHSMPAGG from the exons ATGTTCAGGACAGAGTGCCATGATCGTCATTTCTGGTTGTCTGTCAACTCAAATTTTCTTGGCCACAAATTTAGGTTTGATGTTCAAG CAGACTCTGAGGTCCATGAGGTTTCTGGTCAGTGGGCAGCAGAGTGTGGCTATACTATGACTCTTGACTCCTGGGGTGACTTGCTGCTGCGTGTTTCCTACCTGGCCTGTCTGGTGGAGAACCAG AGGGAGACAGAATTTCGATTGCTTGTGTGGTTAATAAATCAGGACACAAATGGGGAGGAGATATCCTACCCTTTACTGCTCACCTGCCCTCTTCATGTCCCATGGGGGCCTCGGGAGCTTGTCTGTGAGCAGAACTACATGGAG GTGTCTGTGCTGAAACAGCTGCCTCCTAATAATCACATGGGCACAGCGTGGGTAACCCCAGCCCCTGTG GAGCTAGATGACGGTGTGAGGGAATGGAGGGTGGTGTTCCGCATACCAGTGCTTCATCAGGAGGATGGCATGAGGGAGGAGACTGTGCCAGTGAGAATGGCACACCTGCTGGGCTACCACATTAACACCACCGACAGTCGCATCCTCCTGCGTTGTGCCTACAGATCCAAACTGGCATACATGCTACAG ttggGTGAGACTGATGTGGAAGTGGTCAGTGCCACCATCTTGTACAAGCTTAAATGGACCCTGTTGACTGTGGACATGTCAGTGGCCTGCACTATGA GTCAGGCCCGAATGGATGGTTCAGATGTGTTGTGGTCTCTCCCACGCAACCTCGCCCCTCTTGTCCATCCTCCCTTCATAGAAAAGGGCCTTAAGTTGGGTGTTGGGGGACGTTACCTGTCTGAGTGTGTTGCCCACCAGCGTGGTTACATGATTCATGACAACAATGGAACTTTGGAGATCCGTATTCCATTTGGTGCTGAAGGAGGATTCATCAAG AGTCATGCGATTGATGGACATTACTCTCAGTCATATTTTGTAGACGTCTTCCTGTTGCGTGAATGGGAGGATACAGCGTGGAGTCTGACTCAGCAACGGACATTCAgaacactttttatttatcacCTGCCCCGACCAGTCACGCTTATTAACA AGACTGTGCCCTCACAGGGAGAGTTTTCCATTTCCTTGTGCTGTTTTCCTCATGATGTTTCTCTGGGGAATGTGACCGTAGCAGGTCAGCTGGTGCTCTGGGAGGAAATGGAAAGGAATGGTGTTCGTCTCTCTCAAAACCCTTTCTCAAACAACACATACATGTATCTGTTTCAGATGCCCTTCTATCATCAATTCGTCTCACAGAAG TATTTGGGAGACAGTTTAAGAAGATACACTTTCTCTGGGGTCTTCTCTTTTATTCTGTCTCCTGATGGAGAGATCTACAACTATCCTGCTACTGTTGAGGCAGACCTGCAGGATGTAG TCCTGCCAAAGCTGGAAGGAGAATGTACGATGCGAGGTGTGCGTACATTGGCTTACTATGGTAATATAGACTCCTCTGAGTGGAGTTTGTATGTAGGAGGAATGAGGCTTGACTGGGAGCTGGTGGAGCTGGGGGGATTCTCTCTGGAGCCGCACGAGCTCTACCTCAGCCTGGAGGTGCCACTTTATGCCCCTGGCATGGCCTATGAG GGCTTGGGACTGCAAGGTCTGTTAGTGAGTGTGCTGGTGAGTTTAGTTCATCTGGAAACAGCAGAAGAACAGGCTCATGTGCAGCGCTGTGTGTTCCCTGTGAGAGAGTTATTGG TGTGTTTGCCTGATGGAAGAATGGTGGTGATGGTTGACACAGCTGGTGCTTCTCCCCCAGTGAACCCCAATCACACAGCCCTCTTGGATCCTGCCTGTAGACCATTAGAGACTGACCACTCCAGAGCCATATTCAGCTTCTCCATAGACTCCTGTGGCACTTTCGCAACA CATGATGGTGATCAAGTGATTTACAGGAATGAAGTGAGAAACACGCCCCCTTTTCCTCCACATCTGAGACCTCTCAGCCAACCTCAACTACATTACAG GGTTCCACTTGGCTGTGTCCATCCGGAAAATGGAAATCGCACTCTTGCCATCTACCTGCCGTCCCATCCTCCTACACCTCCACCTATGAAACGCACAGTCAAAAGAgcctcactctcacacacaagGCATCTTGAGGACAGAG ATCAAAAAATGCACTCCATGCCAGCTGGAGGATGA
- the LOC127513016 gene encoding uncharacterized protein LOC127513016 isoform X3: MVMCYVSLLWFLLLGLYPISVPDSIPIGMFRTECHDRHFWLSVNSNFLGHKFRFDVQADSEVHEVSGQWAAECGYTMTLDSWGDLLLRVSYLACLVENQRETEFRLLVWLINQDTNGEEISYPLLLTCPLHVPWGPRELVCEQNYMEVSVLKQLPPNNHMGTAWVTPAPVELDDGVREWRVVFRIPVLHQEDGMREETVPVRMAHLLGYHINTTDSRILLRCAYRSKLAYMLQLGETDVEVVSATILYKLKWTLLTVDMSVACTMSQARMDGSDVLWSLPRNLAPLVHPPFIEKGLKLGVGGRYLSECVAHQRGYMIHDNNGTLEIRIPFGAEGGFIKSHAIDGHYSQSYFVDVFLLREWEDTAWSLTQQRTFRTLFIYHLPRPVTLINTGQLVLWEEMERNGVRLSQNPFSNNTYMYLFQMPFYHQFVSQKYLGDSLRRYTFSGVFSFILSPDGEIYNYPATVEADLQDVVLPKLEGECTMRGVRTLAYYGNIDSSEWSLYVGGMRLDWELVELGGFSLEPHELYLSLEVPLYAPGMAYEGLGLQGLLVSVLVSLVHLETAEEQAHVQRCVFPVRELLVCLPDGRMVVMVDTAGASPPVNPNHTALLDPACRPLETDHSRAIFSFSIDSCGTFATHDGDQVIYRNEVRNTPPFPPHLRPLSQPQLHYRVPLGCVHPENGNRTLAIYLPSHPPTPPPMKRTVKRASLSHTRHLEDRDQKMHSMPAGG, translated from the exons ATGGTCATGTGTTACGTTTCTTTGTTATG gtTTCTTTTGCTAGGTTTATATCCTATCTCTGTTCCTGATTCCATACCTATTG GTATGTTCAGGACAGAGTGCCATGATCGTCATTTCTGGTTGTCTGTCAACTCAAATTTTCTTGGCCACAAATTTAGGTTTGATGTTCAAG CAGACTCTGAGGTCCATGAGGTTTCTGGTCAGTGGGCAGCAGAGTGTGGCTATACTATGACTCTTGACTCCTGGGGTGACTTGCTGCTGCGTGTTTCCTACCTGGCCTGTCTGGTGGAGAACCAG AGGGAGACAGAATTTCGATTGCTTGTGTGGTTAATAAATCAGGACACAAATGGGGAGGAGATATCCTACCCTTTACTGCTCACCTGCCCTCTTCATGTCCCATGGGGGCCTCGGGAGCTTGTCTGTGAGCAGAACTACATGGAG GTGTCTGTGCTGAAACAGCTGCCTCCTAATAATCACATGGGCACAGCGTGGGTAACCCCAGCCCCTGTG GAGCTAGATGACGGTGTGAGGGAATGGAGGGTGGTGTTCCGCATACCAGTGCTTCATCAGGAGGATGGCATGAGGGAGGAGACTGTGCCAGTGAGAATGGCACACCTGCTGGGCTACCACATTAACACCACCGACAGTCGCATCCTCCTGCGTTGTGCCTACAGATCCAAACTGGCATACATGCTACAG ttggGTGAGACTGATGTGGAAGTGGTCAGTGCCACCATCTTGTACAAGCTTAAATGGACCCTGTTGACTGTGGACATGTCAGTGGCCTGCACTATGA GTCAGGCCCGAATGGATGGTTCAGATGTGTTGTGGTCTCTCCCACGCAACCTCGCCCCTCTTGTCCATCCTCCCTTCATAGAAAAGGGCCTTAAGTTGGGTGTTGGGGGACGTTACCTGTCTGAGTGTGTTGCCCACCAGCGTGGTTACATGATTCATGACAACAATGGAACTTTGGAGATCCGTATTCCATTTGGTGCTGAAGGAGGATTCATCAAG AGTCATGCGATTGATGGACATTACTCTCAGTCATATTTTGTAGACGTCTTCCTGTTGCGTGAATGGGAGGATACAGCGTGGAGTCTGACTCAGCAACGGACATTCAgaacactttttatttatcacCTGCCCCGACCAGTCACGCTTATTAACA CAGGTCAGCTGGTGCTCTGGGAGGAAATGGAAAGGAATGGTGTTCGTCTCTCTCAAAACCCTTTCTCAAACAACACATACATGTATCTGTTTCAGATGCCCTTCTATCATCAATTCGTCTCACAGAAG TATTTGGGAGACAGTTTAAGAAGATACACTTTCTCTGGGGTCTTCTCTTTTATTCTGTCTCCTGATGGAGAGATCTACAACTATCCTGCTACTGTTGAGGCAGACCTGCAGGATGTAG TCCTGCCAAAGCTGGAAGGAGAATGTACGATGCGAGGTGTGCGTACATTGGCTTACTATGGTAATATAGACTCCTCTGAGTGGAGTTTGTATGTAGGAGGAATGAGGCTTGACTGGGAGCTGGTGGAGCTGGGGGGATTCTCTCTGGAGCCGCACGAGCTCTACCTCAGCCTGGAGGTGCCACTTTATGCCCCTGGCATGGCCTATGAG GGCTTGGGACTGCAAGGTCTGTTAGTGAGTGTGCTGGTGAGTTTAGTTCATCTGGAAACAGCAGAAGAACAGGCTCATGTGCAGCGCTGTGTGTTCCCTGTGAGAGAGTTATTGG TGTGTTTGCCTGATGGAAGAATGGTGGTGATGGTTGACACAGCTGGTGCTTCTCCCCCAGTGAACCCCAATCACACAGCCCTCTTGGATCCTGCCTGTAGACCATTAGAGACTGACCACTCCAGAGCCATATTCAGCTTCTCCATAGACTCCTGTGGCACTTTCGCAACA CATGATGGTGATCAAGTGATTTACAGGAATGAAGTGAGAAACACGCCCCCTTTTCCTCCACATCTGAGACCTCTCAGCCAACCTCAACTACATTACAG GGTTCCACTTGGCTGTGTCCATCCGGAAAATGGAAATCGCACTCTTGCCATCTACCTGCCGTCCCATCCTCCTACACCTCCACCTATGAAACGCACAGTCAAAAGAgcctcactctcacacacaagGCATCTTGAGGACAGAG ATCAAAAAATGCACTCCATGCCAGCTGGAGGATGA